DNA sequence from the Sylvia atricapilla isolate bSylAtr1 chromosome 27, bSylAtr1.pri, whole genome shotgun sequence genome:
GGGGCGAGCAGGGGACAACGGGGTGACAATGGACTGACCTCGCCCTCCTCTCTGCCACCCTCGCTCCCAGAACGACGAGGATGATGAGGACGAGGATGATGAGGACGAGGATGACAACGACTCGGAGGGCAGCAgcagttcctcctcctcctcggggGACTCCTCCGACTCCGACTCCAACTGATGGGCCAAGCTCTTCGTAACGTCCTTTGGTTTCTCGGTTTCGGTCCCGAatcccccctgcagcccctccaaatccttcctcctcttcctcctgcccctccgTGGGACCCCCGGCGCGGGGAGTGGGGGCCGGGGGGACCCTCCGCCGAGCTCACACTACGGAGGGGGATCAGGGGCTGCTTTCCCCAGGCTGGGGGGCCAGGAGagagccccccagccctgccccctGCATTCCTCCCGAGGGGAAACGAtggttttttttggaatttcATTCTTGGCAGGGGGGTGTCTCTCCATCCCTACCCCCGTAACCCCCTCGCTACCAGCTCTGGACTTTctagaaagagaagaaaaacacacagaaaaaagaaaaaaaaaaaagaaaaaaaaaaaaaaagaaaacccaacaaacaccccccccaacacacctttttttttattagaagatacagaaatgggaagaaaaaaactcccCTCCCTGCGCAGGGCACGGAGCACGAGCCGAGAGGGGCTCAGGACTCAGCCGATGGGACAATGCCTCCTCACAACCCCCCCAGCCCTCTGCGCCCCCCACCCCGGCATTTTGGGGGTCCTCCCCACCCCCCGACAAACCTTGTACAGTCTGGAAGCTGCCCCGGGAGCTGCCCGGGACCTCCACAGCACGGCActtgggaagggacagggacagggacagggacagggaggtggccccggcggggctgggggagcgTGGGGAGGGGGCGCGGGTGTGTGTGCGAGCGTGAGTGTGTGCGGggggccccggggccgcccccgcccggcgTGACCAAGGGGGGCCGCGGGGTCCCCCCCCGCTCTCTTGTCGGTGGTTGTTGTGCcgttgtattttattttattttttttttcgggttttttttgtttgttttttggtttttttcctttttataaaaCGAGAAAGAtccatcttttatttttcatttccccctcctctccccgtTTCTCCCCTCaccccttttcccttcccctccttccccacgccccccttttcctctctgtctccGGTgaagctgctcctctcccttccttccaaATCCCGGGGGGGCCAGAGCTCCCCTTGGCCCAGTTAATCCCAGTAACCACCAGTTCATGTCCCCCCCGGGGGGCGTCTCACCCCGCCCGGGCCACGCTGGAAATATCCGTGTGGTTTGGGTTTATTGGGGGGTCGGGAGGGACCCCCGGGAGGGGGATGGGGCCGCAGGGACCGGGGTGGGTGCACGGGGGGCCTCTCAGggcccccccccccctttttttaagCAGACACGAGCACCAGCAATCCCACGGCACCCCCCTGCAGGGTTCTGTCCCCCCCATCCCGTGccaccccccaaaacccaccccgTGTCATTGGGGACCCCCCCGGACCCCCACTCGGATTGGGGAGGGGCTCAGGATTTGTTCTTTCTGCCCCCCCATCCTGCCCCcggagaggagctgggctggggacaggattTGGGGGTCCCAGGGAAGGGGTTGGGGGGCCTGGGGGGGCTTTTTCTCTCTGGGGCTGTAATTTAGCCATTTTTCTCTCCACCCCaatctctgcagggctgggaggggcagAAGGGGGGCGTGCTgcagatttggggtttgtggggggtccctgtccccccagctCTGTGACAGCCCCCCAGGTTTGCTGCTCTCAGCACCCCGAATCCAGCCCCCCGCAAAGGCATCGGGGACCCCCCTGAGGGGTGGGGACAACGCCCCTTGTGCTGGCCTCCTTTGGgctgaaaaaaccccattttgGGCAAAGTGCCCCCGcagctgggggcagaggggtGAACCCGGGTGCTCGGACAatccccccgtgtcccccgggACCGGGGCCCCCAAGAGACCCCAGGTGGTGTCCCCCCGTCCCcgtgtctgtctgtccgtcccTCTGTTTCCCCCTCCCGCTTCCCCCAAtccatttgggatttttcctttcattttcttcccaatTTTTAATCGCCGCCCCCTCCCAAAATCCCCTAAGGGGAACTCCCCCAgccctttttttctgctgaatgtACCCAGCACCGTCGTGTTTTAGTGGATGTGTTTTtagtacaaaaaaaagaaaaaaaaaaaaaagacaaaaaaaattaaaccccacctttttttcccccacctttttttctgttaaaaaaaaaaaaaaaagaaaaggtaaaaaaaaaattaaataataaaaaagaaaaattcttacaGCGCCGACAATTTGGGAGTGGGGGGGGAAAGACGTTTGCGCTGCAAGAGAATTCCTGAGTGCATTTTGGCACTGCCACAAAATCCCGGGATCCTTTAGATGGAAGTTCTTGTGAATtacgttaaaaaaaaaggcaaaaaaaaacacaaaaaaaaaaaagagaaaaagataaaaaaaaatcatcttttttttctaatatttaaagaGTGTTTTTTgtaggtttaaaaaaaagacaaaaaaaaaggaaaaaaaaaaagaaaaataataataatcccGACTCGGAATTTGTACGGCTGAGCGGGGCACGGGGGTCGCGTCCCCGGTTTCCCGGTTTGCTTGGGGTTTCggttcttttgttttgttttgtttatttttgagttttatggggttttttgtttttccttttttttcttcttttttttctttttttttttatttttttttttttttttttttgtataataaagtgaaaaataatgtttctgttCTCATGTCATtactataaaaaaaataaaactttaggaaaaaaaaaaaaaaaaaggacaagcGTGAGGagtgtttttcctctctcctgtggGATCCACTTGGGGGGGATCCGCCGTGGGAGGGAATCCCGAGGGGTCATTTGGGGGGCTCTGTGGCCCTGGGGGTCCACAGGGATGTGCGGGGACTGCTGGAATGTCCCCGGGATCTTCGTGGGGTCTGTAGGGCAGGGGTCTGTGGGGTATGGGGGGGTTCTTGGGGCAGGGGATCCTTGGGGTGGGCTCCAAAGGAATGGGGCCACGGGGAATCTCTGGGGTGGGCTCCTCGGGACTGTTGGGGTCCCCGGGGATGGCGGGGATCCATGGACGGGGGACACGCAGGTGATCGGTGAGAACGGGGCGGGGCCCCGGGAGGGGGGACAACACCGGGAGTGGGGGTCTGGGGGCaccgggggctgcggggagaACGGGGGTCCGGGGGGGCGGCGGCACCGGGGGTGCGGGGTCCTGGGGGTTGTGGGGTCCCTGCCCAGGGTCCGGGGGTTGCGGGGTTTGCGGGGTCCGGGGTttggggggtcccgggggttACGGGGTCCGGGGTttggggggtcccgggggttGCGGGGTCCGGGGTTTGGGGGGTCCCGGGGTTTGGGGGGTccgggggtttggggggtccgGGGGGTCCCGGGGTTTGGGGGGTCCCTGCCCAGGGTCCGGAGGGTCCGGAGTTTGGGGGGTCCGGGGTTTGGGGGGTCCCGGGGTTTGCGGGGTCCGGGGTTTGGGGGGTCcgggggtttgggggtccctgcccaggctccGGCCGCGGAGGGGGGGGCACTCCGGGCccccctggccccgcccccttCAGGCCCCGCCCTCTCTGTCTCCGCCCCCgtggccccgcccctcccccgCGCCTCTGACGAGGCCccgcgcggcggcggcggctccggccccTCCCATTGGCCGCGGCCGCTGACGGCGCCTCCCCATTGGccggcggggagggggcggggccgggccgtgcgCGCGCCGGGcgcgccgccccgcccctcccTCACCCCCCTCACCCCcctcggccgccgccgccgccgggcggAGGCACCGCcaggcccggcccggccccgctccgtCCGCTCGGCACGGCCCCGCGCCGGCCCCGACCATGGCCAgccgccgccgggccccgcgccgGAGCGGCGGGGGGCGCTGACCCGGCCCCGCCCCGGTCCCGGCGGACCCTCCGCGCCCGGTGAGTGACCGCCCGACCCGCCCCTCCCGGCCCGGAGCTCCCGCCCTCCGAGGCCCTGCCCGGCCGTGGGGCCCCGCCGCACCGGAGACGGGCCCGCTGACCCCGCCCCGGGGCGCCCCGGGACCTCCCCGCTCGGCTCTCGGGGACCCCGCGATCCGCCCGGGATCAGCCCCGGGATCAGCCCGGGATGgtcccggcaccgccccgcccgTGCCCTGCCGCCCCCCGGCCTAGGAGGCCCCGGGACCTTCCCCGGAATCCCCTTCCCCTGAGCCCCCCTTCCCCCGCCCTCGCTCTccaccccagagcccccagggcCCTCTCGGGGTCCCCCCAGACCCGCTGGGGGCTCCCGGGCCCCCTTTTTACCCCCTTTCCTACCCCATCCTGAGGGTCCCCACAACTCTCACCGGGCCCCCCAGCCCTGAGATTTCCCTTCCCCCCcattttcctgttcttcatCTCCCCCCGAGATCCCCGGGGCTCTCCCTTGTCTCCCCCAGACCTGCGAGGGACCCCCCTGAGCCGCCCCCAAAccccccttttccctctgtgcCCCCCGTCCTCCTCTCCTGGGGTTCCCTGGGACACTCCCTGGGCCTGTGGGAGACCCCCAGAGCCCCTCTTCCCCCCGTGCCTTCCCTGCCTCAGCCTGGGGGGCTCCTGGGGATGAGCcaattccagccccttccctcttcccaccGTGGAAGGAGGAAATCCTTGGATCGGCGGGATTGGGGTGTGTCGGGGGGATGTGGAGACCCCCTTGTGTCCCCCCCATCCCCGTGGTTGGTCAGAGGCCCCCTGCCCCATGGCAGTCAGGGGTTCCTGTCtgcacctctgggtgctgtgggtgtcTGACCATGACCTTGGGGTCTTCAGACTCCCATTGTGGAGGGGGAGAGGCCAGGCCCCATTTTGGGGGGCACACGGGGCTCCCCTCCTGCCCGGGCCCCTCTCCATGTGCTGCAAGGGAAGGTGATGCAGCAAAAGCCACTTCTCTGGGAGGGGACAGTCTGGGAACACCCGAGTCCCCTGTGCTCACCTGCAGGGGACAATGGGGGGTGAGGGGGCTCCCGGGGGGGGTTTGACACCTCTGTGAGGGCTGCTCATGTCCCGGGCTGGCCTGAGGGGACCCCAGCATGGACACAGGGGACATCTTGCCTTTGGCAGCCAGTGtcccccactgccctggggggATCcgtgccaggctggggagggtcACACCCAGCTGGGGGACCCCCGAGGCCCCCCCACTTCAGTCCTGGAGGGTTTAACCCTGGGACTCTTTCTCCTGGGGCCCCCCCAGAGTGCGTCCTGGGGATGTCCCAGGGTGTGCAGTGGGGTTCTGGCTGGGAAGGGGGTGGGGAGGGGTCTGCAGGTGACAGTTGGGGTGCCAGTGACCCCCCCGTGCCCCCAGCCCCCCGTGTCCCGTGCTATGAGTGTTCGGCGTGACTTCTCCGCAAGCAGCTGCAAATGAAAATGGAGGATATGTCTTTGTCTGGCCTGGATAACAGCAAACTGGAGGTGAGCTGCCCCCTTTGGGGGGTCCATCTGTcccctggggtgtccctgtgtcccccccagccctgacaGCCCCCCTGGGCCCCCAGGCCATCGCACACGAGATCTACACGGAGCTGGTGGAGGAtgcctgcctggggctgtgcttcGAGGTGCACCGGGCCGTCAAGTGTGGCTACTTCTTCCTGGATGACACTGACCCTGACAGTATGAAGGACTTTGGTGAGCCCCCCAGGGTCGGGGTGATgctggtgacagggacagcGCCAGGCCCCTGCTCCCGGAGAGGCCGAGGGGGATTGGTGGTCCCCACgcacagggatttggggttcaGGGGGATTAAACCCCCAAATGTCCCTCCAGCAGTGGCCAGACTGTCCCAGAGGGGTAAATGGGCAGTTCACTGCACCCCAAAGGATGGGGCTGGAGCCCTGGAGGGAGGTGGCAGAGAgcccctggcagcactgcctctggTTGCTCTCCCCCGAGCCCCACTGAGGCCgtggggaggctctggcagccccaAGGACCCCCCCAGAGCACCTTGGGGGTCTCGGGGCAGGGTCTGAGCGTGTCCCCCGCAGAGATCGTGGACCAGCCGGGCGTGGACATCTTCGGGCAGGTGTACAACCAGTGGAAGAACAAGGAGTGCGTGTGCCCCAACTGCAGCCGCAGCATCGCCGCCTCCCGCTTCGCCCCTCACCTGGAGAAGTGCCTGGGCATGGGCCGCAACAGCAGCCGCATCGCCAACCGCAGGTGGGTCTCACCTGCTGCTCCCCgcggggaaactgaggcacggcgGGCTGAGCCTGGGCCTGCCTGCCTCTCTGCCCTGTGGCCTTTCGGCACCGGGGAGCCTGGGATGGCAATTTGGCCTCCCCAGTCCTGGCTTTCCATCGTGAGGCACAGCTTGGTTCTCCCCTGGAGCTCCTCTTGCTCCTTCCTCGCAGGAAAATCCCCtgggagccctggctgctgtgatgCCGCTGCCTCGGTGGCTGCTGGGGACTCCTGTGTGGGTCTCGGGGTGCAGGATGGGTCTCGGGGtgctgggcagggtgggagggTACCGGGGGGACCTGGGATGGACCCTGGGGTCCCGTGGAGGACACGGAGCAGACCCCAGCCGTGatctctgtcccctccctgctcaggaTCGCGAGCAGCAACAACCTGAACAAGTCGGAGAGCGACCAGGAGGACAACGATGACATCAATGACAACGACTGGTCCTATGGCTCCGAGAAGAAAGGTGGGGAGGGGTCCCTGCTGCCCTGAAGGGGGAGGGCACGTCCTGCCTGCCCCATGGCCCCCAACCCCCGGCGCTGGGTGGGTGTGTGGGAGGGGAGCAGCCGTGGGTGGTGGGGCTGCCTCCCCAGGAGAAGGTGCAATCTCTCCTTTCTGTCTCTCCCCGTAGCCAAGAAGAGGAAATCGGATAAGGTGAGGGGGTGGGGGCtgcggggaggggcggggggcgcggggacGACACAGGACGCCCCCAACACCCCCTCTCGTTGCAGAACCCCAACTCGCCCCGCAGGTCCAAGTCCCTGAAACACAAAAATGGTGAGGGGGCGGGGCTAAATGGGGCGGGGCTCACGGTGTCGGGGCGGGGCACCCGTCTGGGGGCGGGGCTTGGGTGGGCGGGGCACA
Encoded proteins:
- the ATXN7L3 gene encoding ataxin-7-like protein 3 → MKMEDMSLSGLDNSKLEAIAHEIYTELVEDACLGLCFEVHRAVKCGYFFLDDTDPDSMKDFEIVDQPGVDIFGQVYNQWKNKECVCPNCSRSIAASRFAPHLEKCLGMGRNSSRIANRRIASSNNLNKSESDQEDNDDINDNDWSYGSEKKAKKRKSDKNPNSPRRSKSLKHKNGEIGGNPDPFKYSNSAGINYETLGPEELRTLLTTQCGVISEHTKKMCTRSLRCPQHTDEQRRAVRVYLLGPSASLPEAEGSVENDSFEVAESQALMSRLQWDGSSDISPSDSASSKASTNNSESRKTKKKKPHLGLVSGAPGLGSSKKKKPKPPAPHTPSIYDDIN